The Malassezia japonica chromosome 8, complete sequence genome includes a window with the following:
- a CDS encoding uncharacterized protein (TransMembrane:3 (o538-566i596-618o630-648i); COG:I; EggNog:ENOG503NVRF) has protein sequence MAAEQGDAPLPSGREHETNMINSTDVMPDNATVPPAKTLLAEVAPVASPSELLQGSAVDAGDALPNALAKLKEGRKSAPPAAQENVVANSKKERPDVGTLAYTEWDIVRFLASLPVPLDRVMPGVLVRMVARILFMHKLLATDMAYDVLLTFWRGVVDIFFREVQPRSSYRIPHKGPLIFVAAPHHNQFLDPLLLASEVRRGSGRRVSFLIAQKSLQRQFIGTIARLFQSIPVSRAADSAKPGKGFVTMGDDPTHLRGVGTEFTKQLQVHGQIVLDKETEYAAAEVVDILSDTEVRIKKEFAGKNVDKALRGQLGSSKNPGAKFKCFPYVDQKQMYAKVYECLSDGKCLGIFPEGGSHDRTDLLPLKAGVVIMALGAMANDPNLDVKIVPVGMSYFHPHKFRSRAVVEFGKPLSVPSDQVALFKQGGDGKRRAVSQMLDLVYDGLKSVTVRAPDYETLMVIQAGRRLIKMPGQQLTLGDTVELNRKFIMGYLKHKDHPKVVEVRDAVLTYNEHLKQLGLRDHHVDRANRSRLRSTALLLYRLSMLLLWSGCALPGAILNAPIILLAKIVSKRKAKEALAASQVKVYGRDVLATWKVLVSLGVAPVLYGTYTALATIYVRRHTNWSRTNNRLIPLYSMIALLSISYSALKFGEVGIDVYKSLPPLFFSLLGRRKVIERLQEERMRLAAMLHRTIEELGPYGWDDEDMFRSLPSARAPPSPSEEMYWRTNGVPLHGALSHPLTFIDEWVFGWGASRRSQRAPSSPEMPVMPDRNAVPDEDEMGPDYEEALSVYRRKADDAGALHPAGPHRPRVRRRSSHDYRLRHPTGSPRMDDVSFTPLK, from the coding sequence ATGGCGGCTGAACagggcgatgcgccgctcccCAGTGGCCGTGAGCACGAGACGAACATGATCAATTCTACGGATGTTATGCCTGATAATGCGACAGTACCGCCGGCCAAGACGCTGCTGGCTGAGGTGGCGCCAGTCGCCTCCCCGTCGGAGCTGCTGCAAGGCTCGGCGGTGGATGCGGGTGATGCACTGCCCAatgcgctcgccaagctgAAGGAGGGGCGCAAatcggcgccgcctgcagcaCAAGAGAATGTGGTTGCCAACTCCAAGAAGGAGCGTCCCGACGTCGGCACACTCGCCTATACCGAGTGGGACATTGTCCGCTTCCTGGCGTCGCTGCCCGTGCCGCTGGACCGTGTCATGCCCGGCGTGCTCGTGCGTATGGTGGCGCGCATTTTGTTCATGCACAAGCTTCTTGCCACCGATATGGCCTACGATGTGCTGCTCACCTTTTGGCGCGGTGTCGTCGACATTTTTTTCCGCGAGGTGCAGCCTCGCTCCTCGTATCGTATTCCCCACAAAGGCCCGTTGATCTTTGTCGCAGCCCCTCACCATAACCAGTTTCTGGACCCACTTCTCCTCGCGTCTGAAGTGCGCCGTGGCTCGGGCCGGCGCGTCTCGTTCCTCATTGCGCAAAAGAGTCTGCAGCGCCAGTTTATCGGCACGATTGCACGCCTCTTTCAGTCGATCCCAGTGAGCCGCGCAGCGGATAGCGCCAAGCCCGGCAAGGGCTTTGTCACGATGGGCGACGATCCGACGCACCTCCGTGGCGTCGGCACCGAGTTTACCAAGCAGCTCCAAGTGCACGGCCAGATTGTGCTCGACAAGGAGACCGagtacgccgccgcggaGGTCGTGGACATTCTGAGCGACACAGAAGTGCGCATCAAGAAGGAGTTTGCTGGCAAGAACGtcgacaaggcgctgcgtggccAGCTGGGGTCGAGCAAAAACCCCGGTGCCAAGTTCAAGTGTTTCCCGTACGTCGACCAGAAGCAGATGTACGCCAAGGTGTACGAGTGCCTTTCGGACGGCAAGTGCCTCGGTATCTTCCCCGAAGGTGGCAGCCACGACCGCACGGACCTGCTTCCGCTCAAGGCTGGCGTCGTGAtcatggcgctcggcgcgatggCCAACGACCCCAACCTGGATGTGAAGATTGTGCCTGTGGGCATGTCGTACTTCCACCCCCACAAGTTCCGCTCGCGTGCCGTGGTCGAGTTCGGCAAGCCGctgagcgtgccgagcgaccAGGTCGCGCTCTTTAAGCagggcggcgacggcaagcgccgcgccgtgtccCAGATGCTGGATCTTGTGTACGACGGGCTGAAGAGCGTtacggtgcgtgcgccggacTACGAAACGCTGATGGTCATCCAggccgggcggcgcctgATCAAGATGCCGGGTCAGCAgctcacgctcggcgacacgGTCGAGCTGAACCGCAAGTTTATCATGGGTTACCTGAAGCACAAGGACCACCCCAAGgtggtcgaggtgcgcgacgcggtgctcacCTACAACGAGCACCTGAAGCAGCTCGGGCTACGCGACCACCACGTCGACCGTGCGAACCGCTCGCGtctgcgcagcacggcgctctTGCTGTACCGCCTGAGCATGCTCCTGCTGTGGAGCGGCTGTGCGCTCCCCGGTGCGATCCTCAATGCCCCCATCATCCTGCTCGCCAAGATCGTGagcaagcgcaaggcgaaggaggcgcttgccgcgtCGCAGGTCAAGGTGTACGGTCGCGACGTCCTGGCCACATGGAAGGTGCTTGTGTCGCTCGGTGtggcgccggtgctctATGGCACgtacacggcgctcgccacgATCTATGTTCGCCGCCATACTAACTGGTCGCGTACGAATAACCGCCTAATTCCCCTCTATTCGATGATTGCCCTGCTCTCCATCAGTTATTCTGCGCTCAAGTTTGGCGAGGTCGGTATCGACGTGTACAAGTCGCTCCCTCCCCTCTTCTTCTCCCTGCTGGGCCGCCGCAAGGTGATTGAGCGCCTGCAAGAagagcgcatgcgcctTGCCGCGATGCTCCACCGCACgatcgaggagctcggccCGTACGGGtgggacgacgaggacatgTTCCGCTCGTTGCCGAGTGCGCGTGCACCGCCTTCCCCGAGCGAGGAGATGTACTGGCGTACAaacggcgtgccgctgcacggcgcccTGTCGCACCCCCTCACCTTTATCGACGAGTGGGTCTTTGGCtggggcgcgtcgcgccgctcgcagcGCGCCCCGAGCTCGCCCGAGATGCCCGTTATGCCCGATCGAAATGCAGtgccggacgaggacgagatgGGGCCAGATTACGAAGAGGCACTGAGCGTCTAccgccgcaaggccgacgacgccgggGCACTCCATCCCGCCGGGCCTCATCGgccgcgtgtgcgccgccgcagctcgcACGACTACCGCCTGCGTCACCCCACTGGCTCGCCCCGTATGGATGATGTATCCTTCACGCCTCTCAAGTAG
- the DAM1 gene encoding DASH complex subunit dam1 (EggNog:ENOG503P44E; BUSCO:EOG09265J36; COG:S), whose product MGTKHTATPIRRISSGSFASLAARSQSHAETPLTFLQDEALPMLAEETAALQENLAQLGEIQGALSTFNESFATFLYGIKMNAFCVEWPEAPADENLARAARRRAAAPPPEPYSAPGDESYTTDADDSFGAQRTPKRPVHARESVRPKESVRQRESVRPKESVRPKESVRRPAPAAAQPKRIPLAARRRREAFAEEVIDTMPLEYRNGDPKQRRLLQSVVLALLSAGDKGVRVADIAQTPDMPAGRVNKALIALLAANHVVRTSQNGVVYSLNTQRHGSLP is encoded by the exons ATGGGAACGAAGCacaccgcgacgccgatccGGCGCATCTCGAGCGGGTCGTTTGCATCGCTCGCAGCACGATCACAGAGCCATGCAGAGACGCCGCTGACGTTTTtgcaggacgaggcgcttcCTATGCTCGCAGAAGAGACGGCAGCGCTCCAGGAGAACCtcgcccagctcggcgagatcCAGGGCGCGCTCTCGACGTTTAACGAGAGCTTTGCGACGTTTTTGTACGGAATCAAGATGAACGCGTTCTGTGTCGAGTggcccgaggcgcccgcggACGAGAACTTGgcacgggcggcgcgccggcgcgccgctgcgccgccgcccgagccgtactctgcgccgggcgacgagTCGTACACGACCGACGCGGACGATAGCTTTGGTGCACAGCGTACGCCAAAGCGCCCGGTGCATGCGCGCGAGAGCGTGCGGCCAAAGGAGAGCGTGCGCCAGAGGGAAAGTGTGCGGCCCAAAGAGAGCGTGCGGCCCAAAgagagcgtgcggcgccctgcgccggccgccgcgcagcccaAGCGCATTCCtcttgcggcgcggcggcggcgcgaagCGTTTGCCGAGGAAGTCATTGATACCATGCCGCTCGAGTACCGCAACGGCGACCCgaagcagcgccgcctcctgcAGAGCGTCGTCCTTGCGCTGTTATCAGCAGGCGACAAAGGCGTGCGTGTCGCAGACATTGCGCAGACGCCCGACATGCCCGCAGGGCGCGTGAACAAGGCGCTGAttgcgctgctggccgCGAATCacgtcgtgcgcacctcgcaAAAC GGTGTTGTATACTCGCTGAATACACAGCGGCATGGGTCACTACCGTAG
- a CDS encoding uncharacterized protein (EggNog:ENOG503PM0A), whose protein sequence is MIRSMARPNALNAARAATRAVHAPPAATRMFSSRAPFPRSTRPTSKSPPPGFFSRPIAVTTVSGSMLGFFTSSAPRDIFGTTESGSIVREASPAAQLKQPYTLVFVSSGQLKVPRKEWQSWIMYFREAGYDCIDLNVELPKERPEGVSEEELLAREVVGQVRLSSLQRQPVLFIRDGGDKVLPSYLGTGGFFGRRGPMAGLVVLHPASADDVASADWPSNTPILIVPKTEGEKGAWEGTVQSARNASVLADAWNEKEGLVKEVERWMRNAGL, encoded by the coding sequence ATGATTAGGTCGATGGCTCGTCCGAATGCGCTGAatgctgcgcgcgctgcgacgcgcgctgTGCATGCCCCcccggccgcgacgcgcatgttttcgtcgcgcgcgcctttcccccgcagcacgcgccccACGTCCAaatcgccgccgcccggctTCTTTTCGCGCCCGATCGCCGTGACGACGGTCTCGGGCTCGATGCTCGGCTTCTtcacgagctcggcgccgcgcgataTCTTTGGCACGACCGAGAGTGGCTCGATCGTGCGTGAGGCAtcgcccgccgcgcagctcaagcAGCCGTACACGCTCGTGTTTGTGAGCTCGGGCCAGCTCAAGGTGCCCCGCAAAGAGTGGCAGTCGTGGATCATGTACttccgcgaggcgggctACGACTGCATCGACCTCAATGTCGAGCTCCCCAAGGAGCGCCCCGAGGGCGTGTCTGAGGaggagctgcttgcgcgcgaggtcgtcggCCAGGTGCGCCTGAGctcgctgcagcgccagccCGTGCTCTTTAtccgcgacggcggcgacaAGGTCCTGCCGTCGTACCTCGGCACAGGCGGCTTCtttggccgccgcggcccgaTGGCTGGTCTCGTGGTCCTGCACCCCGCGAgtgccgacgacgtcgcgagcgccgactGGCCGTCCAACACGCCCATCCTGATCGTGCCCAAGACCGAGGGCGAGAAGGGCGCATGGGAAGGCACCGTGCAGTCTGCACGCAACGCATCtgtgctcgccgacgcgtgGAACGAGAAGGAGGGCCTGGTGAAGGAGGTCGAGCGCTGGATGCGCAACGCAGGTCTGTAG
- a CDS encoding uncharacterized protein (TransMembrane:3 (o129-146i167-190o231-249i)) — translation MARASMASDAATMDVDTALSMSSSDAAASSSQVHVLSPQPAADDPFPTAGPASTHMRKRDAPGDSVAVTTTNVRYAIGLLGSCFTAPQGTYLCTSPSMQPTFNNSWLATTPGLAIDTTGMLPALHAEPSLVLVCLLVLILASGLQVRRVHLEACKATCTLPTRRLLAALRICTYVQDGAAVVLFVLMIYLRIQVSHANDAFNTTNGKRAIGAPALAHPGVVPTPLTLDANVGTAFSCVCISSVLFCALARWERMRLARETPLEGTDEEADQRWSRFMRMPMTETLRPTSRPITISAPRPIYTPDSVPVKHEAWMGIERRRLHPYPDVHLRTDLA, via the coding sequence ATGGCTCGTGCGAGCATGGCAAGTGACGCAGCGACGATGGACGTGGATACGGCGCTGAGCATGTCGAGTTCAGACGCCGCTGCATCCTCGTCGCAGGTACACGTCCTGTCGCCCCAACCGGCAGCCGACGACCCGTTTCCCACGGCGGgcccggcgtcgacgcacATGCGCAAACGCGACGCACCAGGCGACTCGGTCGCGGTGACCACGACCAATGTACGCTACGCTATCGGTCTTCTTGGCTCGTGCTTCACGGCGCCCCAGGGCACGTACCTGTgtacgtcgccgtcgaTGCAGCCTACGTTTAACAACTCGTGGCTCGCCACAACGCCGGGTCTCGCGATCGATACGACCGGCATGCTGCCCGCactgcacgccgagccgTCGTTGGTCCTTGTATGCCTTCTTGTCTTGATCCTCGCGAGTGGCCTGcaggtgcggcgcgtccacCTCGAGGCATGCAaggcgacgtgcacgcTACCAAcccgccgcctcctcgccgcgctgcgcatctGCACCTATGTCCaggacggcgcggcagTCGTCCTATTTGTCCTCATGATCTACCTGCGCATCCAAGTCTCGCACGCGAACGACGCGTTTAATACGACCAACGGAAAGcgcgcgatcggcgcgccggcgctcgcacaCCCCGGCGTGGTCCCTACCCCCctcacgctcgacgccaATGTCGGCACGGCCTTTAGCTGCGTGTGCATCTCTTCTGTGCTCTTTtgcgcgcttgcgcgctgggagcgcatgcgcctcgcgcgcgagacgccgctcgaAGGCACGGACGAAGAGGCGGACCAGCGGTGGTCGCGCTTTATGCGCATGCCCATGACCGAGACCCTGCGGCCCACCTCGCGGCCCATTACGATttccgcgccgcgccctaTATATACGCCCGACTCGGTCCCGGTCAAGCACGAGGCGTGGATGGGaatcgagcgccggcgcctgcaccCCTACCCCGACGTGCACCTCCGCACGGACCTCGCTTAG
- a CDS encoding uncharacterized protein (EggNog:ENOG503NZ6I; COG:Q): MMPKNVVLVTGGSRGIGLAVVKILLQGTADLPASNVVSLSRSAPAELAELAEKPEFKESLAVVKGDVTKREDNDRAVKTALDRWNRLDALVLNAGIADFNKIADLTTEQMMHSLNVNTVSLIATIGAALPALRKNHGRVVFVSSGAALGNYASWAPYNASKAALNSIARTLANEEPDIASFSVRPGVVDTDMQVQVRGTDRMKSDEHNKFLTMHKEGKLLPVGKPAHVLAALAIKGTRTEPKNKDGEPYGTGIFVSWDDPSLEKFRD; this comes from the exons atgatGCCCAAGAACGTAGTTTTGGTTACTGGTGGAAGCCGCGGAATTGGACTGGCTGTAGTCAAGATCCTCCTACAGGGCACTGCGGACCTTCCCGCAAGCAATGTCGTGTCGCtttcgcgctcggcgccggctgagctcgcggagctcgccgagaagCCCGAATTCAAAGagtcgctcgccgtcgtcaAGGGCGACGTGACGAAGCGCGAGGACAACGACCGCGCGGTCaagacggcgctcgaccgctggaaccgcctcgacgcgcttgtGCTGAACGCGGGCATCGCCGACTTTAACAAGATTGCCGACCTC ACCACCGAGCAAATGATGCACTCGCTCAACGTAAACACCGTCTCGCTCATCGCGacgatcggcgcggcgctgccggccCTCCGCAAGAACCACGGCCGCGTGGTGTTTGtgagcagcggcgctgcgctcggcaactATGCGTCGTGGGCGCCGTACAA CGCCTCCAAGGCCGCGTTGAACTCGATCGCGCGTACGCTCGCGAACGAAGAGCCCGACATCGCCTCGTTCTCGGTGCGTCCGGGCGTCGTGGACACGGACATGCAGGTGCAGGTCCGCGGCACGGACCGCATGAAGTCGGACGAGCACAACAAGTTCCTTACGATGCACAAGGAAGGCAAGCTCCTGCCGGTCGGAAAGCCCGCACACgtcctcgctgcgctcgccatcAAGGGTACACGCACTGAGCCAAAGAACAAGGACGGCGAGCCGTACGGCACGGGCATCTTTGTGTCCTGGGACGACCCGTCGCTTGAAAAGTTCCGCGACTAG